Proteins co-encoded in one Callospermophilus lateralis isolate mCalLat2 chromosome 2, mCalLat2.hap1, whole genome shotgun sequence genomic window:
- the Nlrp10 gene encoding NACHT, LRR and PYD domains-containing protein 10, protein MASALARNPREALLWALSDLEEDNFKILKFHLRDVTLAEGQPLLARGELEGLSRVDLASRLILKCGEPEAVRVVLKGLKAMNLLELVDQLSHICLNDYREIYREHVRGLEESQEWGVNHSYNQLLLVATPSSGDPGSPPSPDLEQELDSVTVEALFDPGEKPFPAPSLVVLQGSAGTGKTTLVRKMVLDWATGTLYPGRFDYVFYVSCREVVLLKGCKLEQLLSWCCGDNQAPVTEILKQPERLLFILDGFDELQRPSGQLGKRVGSPMENVLRLLIRRRLLPACSLLVTTRPPALGSLEPMLGQRRHVHVLGFSEEERRQYFRFYFKDEEQARNAFEFVQGNDILYTACQVPGICWVVCSWLKEQMGRGQAISETPRNSTDIFTAYVSTFLPADDSGGCSELTRHRVLRGLCSLATEGIEHQRFLFKEDELRKHNLDGSRLVAFLSSSNYQEGLDIEKYYSFRHISFQEFFHAMSYLVKEGQSQLGEASSREVKRLVEVKEQKKNEEMTLSTQFLLDILKKESFLTLELKFCFEVSPSILQDLMHFKEQMESIKHKRSWEFEFSLYNTKIKNLKKVVQLNDIQVKLSHSNERKLPTGKPFSVKTRLDKGQKVEQKCNPEGECRGTEELDSKVRSSRMESRKKGAVEMKGQKDHGMEKQEDGEGQSEKMEK, encoded by the exons ATGGCCTCAGCCCTGGCCCGAAACCCTCGGGAGgcattgctttgggccttgaGTGACCTTGAAGAGGACAATTTCAAGATATTAAAGTTCCACTTGCGGGATGTGACCCTGGCTGAGGGCCAGCCCCTCTTGGCCCGAGGGGAGTTGGAGGGCCTGAGTCGGGTAGACCTGGCATCACGACTGATTTTAAAGTGTGGAGAACCGGAGGCTGTGAGAGTGGTGCTCAAGGGCTTGAAGGCCATGAACTTGTTGGAACTCGTAGACCAGCTCAGCCACATTTGTCTGAATG ATTACAGAGAAATATATCGAGAGCATGTGCGCGGCCTAGAGGAGAGCCAAGAGTGGGGAGTCAACCACAGCTACAACCAGCTGCTCCTGGTGGCCACACCCAGCTCAGGGGACCCAGGATCACCTCCCAGCCCAGACCTGGAGCAAGAGCTGGATTCTGTTACAGTGGAGGCTTTATTTGATCCGGGGGAAAAGCCCTTCCCAGCTCCATCCTTAGTGGTACTACAAGGCTCTGCTGGTACCGGAAAGACAACCCTGGTGAGAAAAATGGTGCTGGACTGGGCCACTGGTACCCTGTACCCAGGCCGGTTTGATTATGTGTTTTATGTGAGCTGCAGAGAAGTGGTCCTGCTGAAGGGGTGCAAACTGGAGCAGCTCCTCTCCTGGTGCTGTGGGGATAACCAAGCCCCTGTCACAGAGATTTTGAAACAGCCAGAGCGTCTCCTGTTCATCCTGGATGGCTTTGATGAGCTACAGAGGCCCTCTGGACAGCTGGGGAAGAGGGTGGGGAGTCCCATGGAGAACGTGCTGCGCCTTTTGATTAGGAGACGGTTGCTGCCCGCATGCTCCCTTCTCGTTACCACTCGGCCCCCTGCTTTGGGGAGTCTGGAGCCCATGCTGGGTCAACGGCGCCATGTTCATGTTTTAGGTTTCTCTGAGGAGGAGAGGAGGCAGTATTTCAGGTTCTATTTTAAGGATGAAGAGCAAGCCAGAAATGCCTTTGAATTTGTACAAGGAAATGATATTCTCTACACAGCATGTCAGGTTCCAGGCATCTGCTGGGTGGTCTGCTCCTGGCTGAAGGAGCAGATGGGAAGAGGCCAGGCAATCTCAGAGACACCCAGGAACAGCACTGACATCTTCACTGCCTACGTATCCACCTTCCTGCCCGCTGATGACAGTGGGGGCTGCTCTGAGCTTACCAGGCACAGGGTCCTGAGGGGTCTGTGCTCCTTGGCCACTGAGGGGATCGAGCATCAGAGGTTCCTATTTAAAGAGGATGAGCTCAGGAAGCACAATTTGGATGGCTCCAGACTTGTTGCTTTCCTGAGCAGCAGCAATTACCAAGAGGGACTTGACATCGAGAAGTACTACAGCTTCCGCCACATTAGTTTCCAGGAATTTTTTCATGCAATGTCCTATCTGGTAAAGGAAGGCCAGAGTCAACTGGGGGAAGCATCCTCCAGAGAAGTGAAAAGACTGGTGGAAGTAAAGGAGCAGAAAAAGAATGAAGAGATGACCCTCAGTACGCAGTTTTTATTGGACATATTGAAAAAAGAGAGCTTCTTGACCTTGGAGCTTAAGTTCTGCTTTGAAGTCTCTCCCTCCATATTGCAGGATCTTATGCATTTTAAAGAACAAATGGAATCTATAAAGCACAAGAGGAGTTGGGAATTTGAATTCTCCCTGTATAATACTAAAATAAAGAATCTTAAAAAAGTTGTTCAGTTGAATGACATCCAAGTCAAGTTGTCACATTCAAATGAAAGGAAATTACCTACCGGGAAGCCGTTTTCTGTCAAAACCAGATTGGATAAAGGACAGAAAGTGGAACAAAAATGCAATCCTGAGGGTGAATGCAGAGGGACAGAGGAACTAGACTCAAAAGTTAGGAGCAGCAGGATGGAAAGCAGGAAAAAGGGGGCAGTGGAGATGAAGGGTCAGAAGGATCATGGGATGGAGAAACAGGAGGATGGGGAAGGGCAGAGTGAAAAGATGGAGAAATGA
- the Eif3f gene encoding eukaryotic translation initiation factor 3 subunit F translates to MATPAVPASTPPATPAPTPAPTVAPAPASAPTPSPTPAPAPAAAAAPTAAPASPSDAAATPAAPGQTASSAQAPAQTPAPSLPGPALPGPFPGGRVVRLHPVILASIVDSFERRNDGAARVIGTLLGTVDKHSVEVTNCFSVPHNESEDEVAVDMEFAKNMYELHKKVSPNELILGWYATGHDITEHSVLIHEYYSREAPNPIHLTVDTSLQNGRMSIKAYVSTLMGVPGRTMGVMFTPLTVKYAYYDTERIGVDLIMKTCFSPNRVIGLSSDLQQVGGASARIQDALSTVLQYAEDVLSGKVSADNTVGRFLMSLVNQVPKIVPDDFETMLNSNINDLLMVTYLANLTQSQIALNEKLVNL, encoded by the exons ATGGCCACACCGGCGGTACCGGCAAGTACTCCTCCCGCCACTCCGGCCCCAACCCCAGCTCCGACCGTcgctccagccccagcctcagccccaacTCCCTCGCCAACGCCTGCTCCAGCGCCAGCTGCGGCTGCAGCGCCGACTGCGGCTCCAGCTTCACCTTCCGACGCCGCGGCTACTCCCGCGGCACCAGGCCAGACCGCGTCCTCGGCGCAAGCCCCAGCGCAAACCCCCGCGCCCTCCCTGCCGGGTCCTGCTCTCCCAGGGCCCTTCCCCGGAGGCCGCGTGGTCAGGCTGCACCCGGTCATTCTGGCCTCCATCGTGGACAGCTTCGAGCGACGCAACGACGGCGCTGCGCGTGTTATCGGAACTCTGCTGG GAACTGTTGACAAGCACTCAGTGGAGGTCACCAATTGCTTTTCAGTGCCACACAATGAATCAGAAGATGAA GTGGCTGTTGACATGGAATTTGCTAAGAACATGTATGAATTGCACAAAAAAGTCTCTCCAAATGAACTCATCCTGGGCTG GTATGCCACAGGACATGACATCACAGAGCACTCTGTGCTGATCCATGAGTACTATAGCCGGGAGGCCCCTAACCCTATTCATCTCACCGTGGACACAAGTCTACAGAATGGTCGAATGAGCATTAAGGCCTATGTCAG CACTTTAATGGGTGTCCCTGGGAGGACCATGGGAGTGATGTTCACACCTCTCACCGTGAAATATGCATATTACGATACTGAACGCATTGGAG TTGACCTGATCATGAAGACCTGTTTCAGCCCCAACCGAGTGATTGGACTCTCCAGTGACTTGCAACAAGTGGGAGGGGCATCAGCTCGCATCCAGGATGCCCTGAGCACAGTGTTGCAGTATGCAGAGGATGTGCTG TCTGGGAAGGTGTCAGCTGATAATACTGTGGGCCGCTTCTTGATGAGCTTGGTTAACCAAGTACCCAAAATAGTTCCTGACGACTTTGAGACCATGCTCAACAGCAATATCAAT GACCTGCTGATGGTGACTTACCTGGCCAATCTCACACAGTCACAGATTGCCCTCAATGAGAAACTTGTAAACCTGTGA